The nucleotide window CCTTGTCGACAAGAGTTGTTCAGACCTGAACCACGGACTTGACGCCGGGAACCTTCTCCTTCAGCGTCCGCTCGATCCCCATCTTCAGGGTCATGGTGGACATCGGGCAGGAACCGCAGGCCCCTTTCAGCCTGACGCTGACCACGCCGTCTTCGGTCACGTCGACCAGTTCGACGTCGCCGCCGTCGGCCTGCAGGGCGGGACGGACCAGTTCCAAAGCAGCCTGTACTTTTTCTTTCATGGGATGGACCTCCTCTGTTGGTGTTGCAAGTATAGCCCCCCGGCGGGGGGACGCAAGAGCGGGTTTCAGAAACCGG belongs to Desulfuromonadales bacterium and includes:
- a CDS encoding NifU family protein is translated as MKEKVQAALELVRPALQADGGDVELVDVTEDGVVSVRLKGACGSCPMSTMTLKMGIERTLKEKVPGVKSVVQV